From a region of the Mycobacteroides saopaulense genome:
- a CDS encoding GNAT family protein produces the protein MTREIRDIDSTNEAVAHRVIATAFAQDPVVRWVNADPRRDVAIFRGISLALHGSGQGEYLLYEDGVAVGAAHWDPPSWEPPAAQKMRAIPLLLGALRLGVVRGVALARAAAAVRPTHPHWYLATIGAAVPGTGIGSELLKHQIDQIEGPAYLESSNIRNNPLYERFGFKVVDEIRPLSDGPTLWAMYRD, from the coding sequence ATGACCCGCGAGATCCGAGACATCGACTCCACCAATGAGGCCGTTGCCCACCGCGTGATCGCCACGGCATTCGCCCAGGACCCCGTGGTCCGGTGGGTGAACGCCGATCCACGCCGTGACGTCGCGATATTCCGTGGGATATCACTGGCCCTGCACGGCTCCGGCCAAGGCGAGTACCTGCTCTACGAAGACGGTGTGGCGGTCGGAGCCGCACATTGGGATCCCCCGAGCTGGGAGCCGCCGGCCGCACAAAAGATGCGGGCCATCCCGCTGCTGCTCGGCGCGCTACGGCTGGGCGTCGTGCGCGGAGTCGCCCTGGCACGCGCCGCCGCGGCAGTTCGCCCTACCCACCCGCACTGGTATCTGGCGACCATCGGCGCCGCGGTTCCCGGCACGGGCATCGGTTCCGAACTCCTCAAGCACCAGATCGATCAGATCGAGGGGCCCGCGTACCTGGAGAGCTCCAACATTCGCAACAACCCGCTCTACGAACGCTTCGGGTTCAAGGTTGTCGACGAGATCAGACCCTTGTCCGACGGTCCCACGCTGTGGGCGATGTACCGGGACTGA